ACACTTGAGTCATTCTCTGACTGCTTGTGCGATAAGCTTACTTATTAATGATGTATCTCTTCTCTTTTATATGCCCCGCAACATTTTGCTTTGTGTCTTATTTTTCATTTCGGTTTTTTTGTGATGGAGGTTGTTGGTTATAGAATTTCTTTGCATATTAAGAAGTGTGATTTCCAGGATCCTCATGCCTTTGACGATGAGAAGCTTGGCAAGCTGTTTAAACTTCATTTTGCGGAGTTTTCTCTTGCTATTCGCAAGGTGGTGGGCAGACGATGGTTGGTGGAGAACACTAATATTTTCCTTGTTGAAGTTGCTTCTCGTTTTATTATTGTGTGCATGGATATGCTCCTGGATGCTTCTTTGGTTCGGGCATTATTGGACGCATactttcattcctctttttatTCTGCTTCTGATTTGGATAATGCTTTGTTTGCTTATTGTTTTGAGCTTGGTGcttttccttatggtggtttttTTATCTCGAACTGAATTACTATCTAATGGCTGGCATGGTGAATTACTTTCACTTTTAAGAGTGGTTTGATCTctgacatatatgatgacacaatgTTTGCTCTTGTAGCTTTTTTAGATCATGTTTCTTAGATACTTTGGCTGCGGCTGTTAATGTGTTTTCAAGTATACATTTCCTTCTTGATTCGATGAAGGTTGTTATGTCTCTTCCGAGAGTAGTTGAGCCTTTGCAGGTAGTTGCTCCAGATATTCAGAATGTGGCAACTTCCCAGTTTTTGTCCCCCCCAGATGAATGTTCTAGTACTTGGTTTCTGCATTCTTGAGGATcgtttgcttctcttcttctctgaAAATTTTTGTATCTGCTCCACAGATTTTGGGTGGTTGGGTATCATTTTTTGTAACTGATATTGGCTTATATGGCCTTTTGGGATGGGTTGGGACTGGTTTGAAATTTTCACTTCTCTGCTTCAATGTAATCAGTCATATTATCTTACCAATGGGATTTTTATGAGCAAGAcagaggttttctttgcctggttctttcctaccgatgctctttgaaccaggattgtataaatattataattaataaaataagtgatcttccacttttattgaaaaaaaaaatatgattcaaattattaaaaaaaccataatatttattttaaatgtttaaaaaatttaaattaatataattttatgtTACTATTAAAGAAATTTATCTCGAGACACCTGTAAAGATCCAAAAAATCTTTCTTGAAagataaattccaaaaaaaaaatcaaacatcaaCATCTTACCACTGATACattttagatttaaattattttttctttaaaatttgtgGCTTATTACTTATTCCAAATACACGCATTAATTTGAGCACATTTGAGTGGCCAACTCCTCCACGACAGGAAaggaatctcaatctttgcttGAGGAGCAAGTGATGACTTCATAGAGCACCTCCAAAAGAAATCCATGGACCCACCTGAAACTGAAGCTTATTCCAGAGAATAAAGTTACAGACTTCACTTCTTCTCTTATCATCACACTGTTGGTGCACACATTTCCATGGGAATCAACACACCAAACTGTACTCTGACAACTTCTTTCATATTGCTGGAATAAAATCTTTGATGCCATTACTGATTCAGCCTGCCAATCCAAACCTTCAATACATATGAACTCATCTAAAGTATACAAATGGATTTTTCTTTGCAGTAAAAGACATAAATGTGATAGCCATTTGAAATAgaaaaatttttggaagaaaatccaaaatcaatatgatgAAAGCATTGTAGTGACTAATTTACAGAATATGTTGGTTTAGTTAGCTACTTTCAATTCCATTTTGAGGATTCCTTCATTTATGTTGGAGGGTATTTGTCAGCAAAATTCATGTTGTGGGTATCTAGATGGCACTGAATTTAAATTTTCTATAatgcaaaaatatctaaaaatttccTTCATTTCATGACAGCTACCATTCAAGATTGGAAGAACGAGTTCTCCTGGATTAGTAGCTACTCAGGACAGATGTGTCAGTGAAGGAATCAATATTGTTATATGTTCTTTTGTTCACACTCTTGCTCTTAtgttctgatgatggatcatggagtttgatctaAAATGTTGGCAACAATAAGATCTACATGATAAAATCCAAAAGATTACGAACAAATCATTATGTACTGTAGAAATTTCATGATTTTAATGTTACTTGAAGGTAAAACTCATCCGACCCACCAAAAAATTATCTAATTCCATTAAAAAATCTTCTAGACTCTATAGTCTATGAACATGGCTAAATGTTTATTAAGAAGGAAACAGCTACTTCAAATTCATGTCTATTTACATTAGAAAAGATCTAAGCTTCTTGGATCTCTGAGCTTCACTGAGCATAATGAATTGAATTATTTTCATCAGAAGAAaccaagctcttcatttgtaagagCTAATCTAATCACAATATAGGTTTTGTTCTGCAAAAGTGacctttttcttcttcttagggCCATTGACAGGAGAGTCATTTGATTTCCCTGAATTGCTGTGATGGAGGATCATTTGATCTTCTTTACATGACCAAAACTCAGCATTCTTACGCTTTGCTTTTATGGTAGAAAGAATTTGATCTCTGTTCAGCATTCCTGTTACAGAGACTTTCTGCTGATGGAAGTCTATATCCACAGATAGCAATCCTGAAACCACGAAAAACATTCAAATTAAAGTGGGCAATGAgcaatgatttaaatttatttgtgtctgtcaaatttcttttctagttatttgttctgatgatggatcatagaattTGATCCAAAACactgacaacaacaaaaaaaatacgTAATCAAATTCAGAAGTAAAATATTGATATCATTATAGACTGTGAAAATTTCATATGTTTAATCTATGTTATTACCTTTGAAATGGGAGAGAGCCTTTCTAATTTTTCTTTCGCATCCATAAGAATACATTGGTACTCTCATCTCCACCTTCTGTGCAAACACAACAAACATTTGCTATTAAGTTTGGTCTAATGAGTGTCTGAATTTGACTGTGTTGAGATTTTTTCAGCAATATTGATGAAAAAACTCGATGAAGAAAATTCGACATATTTAAtcttgacattccattcaatgttgATAAAAAATTCAACACAATCAAATTTAGACATTTTATTCAATATTAATGAAAAATTCAACACAACCAAATCCAAAAATTTCAATACCCAACATCATAAATATCTTTTTAATTGAAATCACCATATTTACCTGTAATCGAGAAGTAGGAACCAGTGACATTTGAAATGGGGGATTGCAGAGTCATCTACTGATTTGGGTCTGAGATCTTGTGGAGTTGAAAAATGGTAGATGAAGGGGAGATTGTCTGTAAATGGAATGGTGAAGTGTAAAGGTATGTGTTTGATCTTAATCTTATGTGGACCACAGGAATTTATTTGAAAGCGAAAACGGAAAGAAGGCAACGATATCTTTTTCAACCATTTTAGACCCTTGATTAAAAAGTATATATAAAGCATTCCTGTCACTAATGGTGATCAAAGTACAGGACTTAATATACTTTGAGTTATTCCCACTACACATTAAATATCATTCCACTTCACAAATTCATATCATATTTGTATCATGGAACCGCCCACTTAATATTCTTAGATTTTGTTATACTTAAAtattaaaattgggttttgaaattTATGAAGTTTTAAGTATGTTAATTtttacaatttgaatttcaaattaatttataaaGAGTTAAATACTATAATGTAATAGTtataatatatatgttaataaTTTGTATTCTTTGGTGAATTTTTAAAGGGTCTAATTTTTATTACAATTATGAGTTAACTAATGAAGAGATCTAATATAAACTAGCTAAACAATGAGACTATATGAGACAAGTCTATGACCATGCAACAAACTAACATCATCAAGGGACATAGCTTAAATTGGATGACCTTTAAACAAGATTCATTTCCCTTAACTATTGGGAGCAAGGAGACATAAATGTGGATTCAAAATGCATTTTGGAGGACCTCTCTTCCTCCTACACACAATGGTCCAAGAAATATTACCACACTACTAAGTAGGGTTGATTATAGGAAGAAGGTCTATAGCTATCACCATAATAGAAGGTTCTAAACAAGTAGGAGATAAATGAGTTTGACTATTTGGAAAGGAAGCAATCTATAATGACACAAAAGGAACATTGGTTAATTACAAATCAAGAGTAGTAGGgtccaaaaaaaaatcttttaattaatttaaaagtcTATAGGAGCATGTGTAGTTAGTATTGAAGTGTCACACATGTTACGGGGTGGCACATTGTTAGGTTGAGGGTAAAAAGGAGGGTTTTGAATAGTAAGATGATAAGAAGAACATCTTGTCACCAAGAAGCCACATGAGTGATCATGCATTTGAAATGGAGACAATTCAAAGGCACATGACTAGTTTTTAAGTGTCATCAATAGTGAGAAGGAAGACATTCATAATCTAAAAACTGGACCCACTATCAATTCTCCACCCAAAACACAATATCTTTTGAAAAGACCCTTTGAAATGTCCATATCCACTAAAATGCAAGCATAAGCTAGGTGTGAGATTGGTAATAACATGATCAAACATCCAAAACCACATAATACATTCTCAATAGCTTCATCATAAGAGTGAAGCTAGAATAAAAGTGCAAGTATAACATGATATTAGTGCTAACCTCATATCCGAACTTTCCCACTAAGCATCGTTTCCTtgtcaaaaattaaaaaactacaATAAAAAAATCTCAAGCACATGGGTATATCTCCATAATATTATTGGTAAAGGGAATCTAGGACTTTGAAAGACAATGGTAGAGCTTAGGTATCCTTGGATAGAAATGATTAAAGAGGAAAATCAATACCTTATCAAAAGACAGAGTAGAGGAGGGAGAACAATGAGGAAGAGACATGAGCTTCCCCAATAGAGAAGGTTGCAACCTAGCATCACTCTTTGCAACATATAATCTAGTCCAAGTCGTCATAGCTACAAAATATTAAGGGTACCTATTgatattcaattttaaattttacttaAATAAATAGCTATACTAACATGGGGAATGTCATAGACATAAGATAATATCTATGGGATAACCACCATGTTTTTTAAATTGGCTTTTCATAAGATTTATCATGTAATattctatttttgaatttttcaaggtattttgggatattattaatcTGGATTTGTTGGAGAATGTTCGGGAATCTCTTCACAATAAACAGATGTTGCAATCCCTCAATACTACTTTTTTGGTTCTTATTCTTACAAAGGAAGATGATGATAAACTTGAATTCTTTCGACCTATTTCTTTTTGTAATGTGGTGTACAATATTATTACTAAATTGATTGCAGAAAGGCTCAAATCTTGTATTCCTGTTGTTATTTCTGAGCTAAGGGGTTTTGTAGCTGGTAGACAAATCCTGGATGGAGTGGTGGTGGcctctaaagtcattcattctatGGAAATTTCAAAGGAAAAATCTATGCTCTTTAAGTtggacatggccaaagcttatgacaaagttaaGTGACGCTTTCTTGAGAAGGTTCTTTTAGCTTTTGGTTTGTCTCCAGACTAGCTGAGTTGGACTATGAGTTGTGTTACTTCTTCGTCTTTCTTGGTTATTGTGAATGGAGAACCTTCAGAGCCTTTTGGCACCACTAGGGGCCTCCGACAAGGGGACTCTCTTTCTCCTTATCTGTTTATTATTATGGTTGAGGGGTTGGGCCAGTTTCTTAAGTATCGGTTTTCTTAGGGCTTGCTTCATGGTTGGCACTGGGGCAATGGTTTTCCAAAGctttctcatcttcagtttgtggatgacaccagtgaaaactttagtggctaatattcgccaattggctattttttgaaatttgggaatcaaatttggttaataatttcaacttttaaggtgacccaaatcgccacatttttacaaatttttattttaattttatttaaatcgccagagaatttattttattaattttatgattggatcagattcgccaacattttataatttattgtagaaatccaaattaattcaccaataatatatcataattattagttactttagggttatatcaacaatattttgtttccaccattgatttaaaatataatctaatgaccttcattgtattccatgaggtaaaatgtacctacaagttgtaatgctcgtggggtttgaaattgcttttgaattgttgacttcaatgaaaaccaatggtctaaaagcaatttttggccccatgagtattacaaatcgtttgtaaattttatctcacaaaatagaaagagggcttattttaagttaatggtagaaaccaaataaagtatagtctaacccttaaactcattaatgatttcaaccttcatgcctttacttttttatataagattatttttaaatgaaaggaaatgcagtagtaattaatgcatacaatgattattttcaaagattcgccaatattttctaccaaataaaaatgatataaacaaattcgccaataaaattaattttttttaataaaaaggaaagatttgccaataaacattattattatttttagaaaaaaaaaaatattcgccaagattttatacaattttttgagggggggtttcttaaagttatcactggatGACACGACTCTTATGGGGATGGCTCGTATTCGGGAGCCTGAATCATTTAGGCAAGCTTTGGATACCTACATTGTTGCTTCGAGTCAGAAGGTCAATGAGAAGAagtcttctattttcttttttaataCTCCTCTAGCTATTCAAAGGTGGATTGCAACTATTTTGAGGTTTCAAATTGGGTCTCTTCCCTTTATTTACCTAGGTATTCCTCTTCTTGTTGGTAAACAACCTAGGTCTTCTTGGCATATTTTTCTTGATAAGTTGCATATGAAGGTGACTCATTGGACTCATTGTTGGTTATCTTTTGCCTCCAGAGTGACTCTTCTTCAATCTGTTATTCAGGTTCTTCTTGTTTACAAGTGTTTTCTTTAGGCTGCCCCTTTGTATTTCCTCAAGGAATTTGATGCTCTCTCATGAAAATTTCTTTGGAGTGGCAATTTATCAACAACTAAGTGGATCATGGCTAAGTGGGAAACTGTGTGCAAACTAAAGAGAGGGGGAGGTCTTGGATTACACTCTGCTATTTTGAATGGGCAAGTTCTTGCAGCTAAGTTATATTGGCATTGGTGTACCAGTCAATATCATCAGTGGGCCTGTATTCTCGTCCATAAGTATCTTCCAAGTGTTATTTCTTTTGATGTTCCCCACTTTCCTTTGGAAGGGAGGGGTTCTATGGTCTAGCATACTCTGAAAGTGGAGGCTCAGTTGGTTAAGAGTCGGATTTTTTGGATCTGTTATTCAGGGTCACGGGCtcttttttggtttgattcttgggacGATCACCCTTCTATTCTTTCTTTGTATCCTCACCTCAAGTCCCTTTGTGATATTTTTACTGTTGCAAGCTAGGACACAGTTGAGCATTATAAGTTTGCTCAGAATTGTCGGTGGGTTGTTAGATTTAGATGGAAGCACTCTTCTAAATGGCCTCTAGAAGGGTCTGAGGTGGATAGGCATGAGTTGGCTTAGATTCTTGTTGCTCGTGTCTGCAATGCTTTGGTGGGACATGATGTTTTGGCTTgggttgacaatgatttatctgggAAGTACTATGTTTCTACTAGGTATGGGCAACTTGGTAGGCAGATGTTTGGTGATGCTAAGGCCCCTTGGTGGAAACATGTTTGGCATATTTTTTCGTGGCCCAAGTGCAATTTCTTCATATGGTTGGTAGTTCAAAATCATTGTCATACGTGGGATAATTTGTGCAAGCATGGTTTTCAGGGGTTGTCCATGTGTGTGTTGTGTCGTAATAGTGAGGAGAGTGTTTCTCATCTCTTTTTTCAATgtttctctagggagatttggcattTTCAGTGGGGTGTGTGTAATAAGGCTTGTTGGCATGTTTCTTCTTTGATTGAGTTCTTTAATTATTGGGGCAAGGCTCTTGTTACAACCTCATTTCTTCAAGTTGCATGGGCTCTTGGCCCCTCCTTTATCATCTGGAATATTTGGTTGGAGAGGAATCATAAGATTTTTCAAGGTGTGATGTTGATGGCTCCTCGCTTGTGGTGGAAAATTATTCATTCTTTGGGAGAAACTATTTCGGCAAAATGTGATTTGTCTGAAACAGTGGATCCTCGTGATGTTGATTGTTGCAATTGTCTTCATCCTCCCCCTCCACAAGGTGAGGTTATGAGAAATAGATTTTGGCATCCTCTTTTGAAGATAAATAGGGAGGGGTGTTGGTCTCCCCCTCCTTAGGGAGTTTTGAAACTCAACATGGATGGCTCTTCTCGTGGGAACTCTAGTCATGCTAGTATTGGTGGAGTTGATCGGAATAGTTTTGGCATTGTTCAAATTATCTTTTTTGTTTATAAGGGTCTTCATACTAATTTGATGGAGTCTCTTGCCATTTTCTATGTTGTGGAATGTGACTGTCATCTTGGGTGGAGAAGGATTATTTGTGAGTCTAATTCCCAAGTGGTGGTGAATTTATTGAATAGATAGACTTTCGAGGATATTGATTGGCATTTAGCCTTGGTTGTTAAATAGATTCTGAATCTTTGTGCTTCTTTGGATTCTATTACTTTCACTCAAATTCCTAGAGAATGGAACGAAATAGCAGATTATTTGGCCAAATGGGCATTTGATCATGTGCAAAATTAGAATATTGTAGATAGGGGCCAATTACCTCTGGATTTGATTCAAAAGTTGGACGACTTAGTGGAGCTTGGCAGGGTTGTGTAAGGCCCTTGCTTTGTATTTCTTttgctttgaataaatttttacccctccttTAGTTAACATTCTAAACCATCCTAAAGCAATATGTCAATTTAGAAATTcataaaatatccaatgataatagaaatacatcATTGTAATGAAGGACATTTAAGCACACAATCACTAAATAAAATATCACCAAATATTAAACATATgagcaaaattttaaaaaatcacttGGAAAAATATTGCATagataaatttaacacaaaatgtTAATTTTCTCTTCATTGTTGAGTTGAGAAGAGAATAAATAAAGAGGCTTcaagcacaaatttcaaaaaaattgatttgtttttagaAGTTCCCATAAAAGCCTTTTATACGACAAATTTTCTCTCTACTTCAAAACTAGTATCTCCGTCCTTGTATATGATAGATGAAATGTTTGTGTGTTTTAGAACTAGGAGCAAGTAGACACAATACatggattacaaacacattttgGAGGACCCATCCAAGAAATATTACCATACTCCTCAATAGGCCTTACCACACTCCTCAATAACAATGATTGTAGGAAGAAAGTCTATAACTACCAACATAATAAAACGATCCAATCGAGTAAGAGAGAAATGAGTTTGATTGCTTGGAAGGGATGCAATCTATAATAACAAAAAAGGAACATTGGAGGACTACAAATTAGGAACAATAGGGTCCAAAATAATTAAATCTTTTAATGCATTTGGAATTGGCTCTGTAGGAGCATGTGTAGTTGGCATAAAATTATCACACATGTTATGAGATGACATCTTGTTAGGTTGAGAGTCAAAATGAAGGAAGCCTATGGTAAGATTATGAGGAAGAACATCTTGGAACCAAGAAGCTACATGAGTTCAATAATGTGTTTAAAATGGAGATAATTCAAAGTTGCATGACTAGTTTTGAAGCATCAATTACAGTGAAAGGAAAGACCtttgtaatataaaaaaattaaacccACTATCAATGTTTGCATTGAATTATTTCATAAAACATAGTAAGTCAATCATATGGTTTAACTGTATGCATAGAATGGTTTCAACTATATGGTATCAGTGTAGTTAAATTAAATAAACTTGTTGtttattttatttgataaaaaatGATAAAGTGAATGTAtagcacatatatatttatattaaaatgtaATGTATGAtaattaaaatgtttttattatttaatagttATCTTTTAATTCTAATTATAAATAATAGATGCttgaatatatttaataaaatggaTTCATATATATACAAGTCTATATATAGGCATATacaacaataaaatatatatatggGGTGTGGCTATTTGAAATGGGAAGAGTAAGTTTAAATTAGAAATTTAGCCTTAAAATAAATTTAGCATTGGCTTTTTCTAACAAGAAAAAGAAACTTGAAGAGGAATCGGGAAAATCTGCCAATTTGCACAAAAGGATAGGCAAGATGATCGACACAAGTGATTGaaatatatgcaaaaaaatatTATAGTAGATTTGGTTGGGATGCCTACAAAGAGCCATt
This genomic stretch from Cryptomeria japonica chromosome 8, Sugi_1.0, whole genome shotgun sequence harbors:
- the LOC131050626 gene encoding heavy metal-associated isoprenylated plant protein 28, with the protein product MSLVPTSRLQKVEMRVPMYSYGCERKIRKALSHFKGLLSVDIDFHQQKVSVTGMLNRDQILSTIKAKRKNAEFWSCKEDQMILHHSNSGKSNDSPVNGPKKKKKAESVMASKILFQQYERSCQSTVWCVDSHGNVCTNSVMIREEVKSVTLFSGISFSFRWVHGFLLEVLYEVITCSSSKD